Genomic window (Candidatus Limnocylindria bacterium):
CGTTGAGGAAGATCTCGGCAGCGACGAAGACCGAGAGTGGGATCGCGATCGATTCCGATGCCGCCTTGAGCCCGGCGAAGATCCCCGATTCATCCGGATCGATCAGCGTCGTGAGGAGCGGCCAGGAGGCAGCGCTCTGGGCCCCGTTGCCGACGCCCGCGAGAGTTACGACGACGATGGTCTCGGGCAGCTCGCGGATGATCGTGCCGCCGATGGCGCAGACGACCAGGATGGCCCAACCGATCGCGAGCACGGTCTTCTGGCCGAACCGGTCGGCCATGCGGCCGAAGCCGATCGCGGAGATCGCGGTGACGAGCAGAGCGAGCGCGTCGAGCGCGAGCGCGACTTGATCGGTGAGATGGATGTCCGTCACGAGAAAGAGCGTGAGATAGGGAAGCACCGCGCTGAAGCCGAAGAAGAACACGAACAGTGTCCCAAGGAAGCGCAGGGCCTGGACGTGGCTGAGGGCGACCCGAACGTATGTCCGGAGCGGCACATGCTCGGCGCGCGCCGCCAGTTCGCGACGCTCGTGAATGCCTGCGACCGTGACCGCGAACGTGGCCAGCATGGTCATCGCCACGGCCACATACACCCATGCCGGAACGCCCTCTTCGTGGGAGAGAACGACGACGACCAGGAGGAACCCCACCTGCCCCAGGAACTGGATCCCCTGCGAAAGGCCAGAGAGGACACCGCGCTGGCGCTGCGGGGTGATGTCGGCCAGCAGGGCCGCGTACGGATCGACGGCCGCGTTGAAGAAGATCGAGAAGAGGAAGATCGAGATGGCCAAGGGCACCAGCGACTGCGCCGAAGCCGAAGCGACCAGGAAGAACGCCGCCGAGAGCGGTACGCAGATCGCGATGAAGGGCCGGCGGCGACCGAAGCGCGTCCAGATCCGGTCAGACGCCGCGCCCACTGTTGGCTGGATCACCGCGCCCTCGATGCTTCTCGTGCTCGAGAGAAGACCGGTGAGAAGGTCGGGCGCGCCAACGGCTTTCAAGGCCAGCGGCAGAAGGAAGTTGTTGAAGGCGTAGAAGGCACCCGCGCCGATCGAACCGGCTGAGTAGATGAGCATCGTGCGGAGGCTGATGTCCATCGCGCAGCGCGAGCCTAAGCGCTACTATATTTGGTTGCAAAGAGCTCACCTCGCGATAGAACAGATGTTTTACTACCTGCCAAAAACGTGCGAGAATCCGAGCGAGGAGGGCCTGCGATGGAGTTGAGCGTCGTACTCGCTGGCGGTGCGCTCGTGGTCTCGATCGCCGTGCTGGTCGCGGTGCTCGCGCGGCGCGCTCCGACGGACGCGAGCACTGCTCCCGCGTATGAGCTGCTGTCCGCGAGCATCGCGGAGCTACGCGCGTCCAACACGAGCGCGATGGGCGACCTTCGCAACGAGATCCAGCGGACGCTCGGCGCGAGCGAGCAGCAGGTCATGACGCAGACCGGCGCGACGCAGCGGTCTCTCCACGACCTCTCCCGGCAGCTCGGCGTGATGAGCGAGCAGAGCGCGCGCGTGAGCGAGCTGGCGAAGGACATCGGGTCCCTCCAGGATCTGTTGCGCGCGCCAAAGCCCCGCGGTGGGTTCGGCGAGCTCATGCTCGAGCGACTCCTGCAGGACTGCCTCCCGGTGAGCGCGTATGAGACCCAGTACACGTATCGCGATGGCTCGCGCGTCGACGCCGTCGTGCACTGCGCGAACCGCCTGGTGCCGATCGACGCGAAGTTCCCGAACGAGTCGTACACGCAGATCGCCGTGGCGACGGACGAGGCCGACCGGATGCGCCGTCGCCGCGCTTTCCTTCAGCAGGTGCGCCGCCACATCGACGCGGTCGCGCGCTACGTGTCGCCGCAGGACGCCACGATCGATTTCGCATTCATGTACCTGCCGTCGGAAGCGATCTACTACGAGGTGATGACGCGTGAGAGCGTCGACGAGGCCGACCTCGGCACGTATTGCCAGGAGCGCCACGTGATCCCCGCGTCGCCGAACACGCTCCTCGCGTACCTGCAGGTCGTAGCGCTGGGCATCCGCGGGCTTGCGATGCAGGAGCGCACGCGCGAATTGCAGCAGAGCATCGCGCAGGTGCGACGCGAGTTCGAGCGCTTCGTCGGACTGCACGACCAGCTCGGCACGCATCTCGATCACGCGATGAAGAAGTTCGATGAGACCGAGCGCGCGCTGGCGCGCGCTTCGGGAGCGATCGAGGGGCTCGCCCAGGTGCCGATCGCCGCGGGTGGGGAACAGGCTGTGCTGCCGCTCGGAGACGAGGACTAGTCATCCGGCGCAGCTTGGCGCTCGTCGCCGTCGCGAGCGCGCTCATCGCCGCTGGGTCGATCGTCGCCGTCGACCCGGAGGTGCCGCTCGCGATCGGCGTCGTCATCGCCGCGGTCGCCGTGTGCTCCGGGGCGGTCGCGGCCGCGCTGCTGCTCTCGATCCCGCTGGGGGAGTCCCGCCGGCGCCAGCGCCCTGCGGCGCCTGCGCTGCGCCGTGGCATCGAAGTCACGGCGATCGTCGGCCTGCT
Coding sequences:
- a CDS encoding MFS transporter, producing MDISLRTMLIYSAGSIGAGAFYAFNNFLLPLALKAVGAPDLLTGLLSSTRSIEGAVIQPTVGAASDRIWTRFGRRRPFIAICVPLSAAFFLVASASAQSLVPLAISIFLFSIFFNAAVDPYAALLADITPQRQRGVLSGLSQGIQFLGQVGFLLVVVVLSHEEGVPAWVYVAVAMTMLATFAVTVAGIHERRELAARAEHVPLRTYVRVALSHVQALRFLGTLFVFFFGFSAVLPYLTLFLVTDIHLTDQVALALDALALLVTAISAIGFGRMADRFGQKTVLAIGWAILVVCAIGGTIIRELPETIVVVTLAGVGNGAQSAASWPLLTTLIDPDESGIFAGLKAASESIAIPLSVFVAAEIFLNANALNLGYRGIFFMLAINMVLALVLLLAFVHPPTRETTKTPA
- a CDS encoding DNA recombination protein RmuC, with protein sequence MELSVVLAGGALVVSIAVLVAVLARRAPTDASTAPAYELLSASIAELRASNTSAMGDLRNEIQRTLGASEQQVMTQTGATQRSLHDLSRQLGVMSEQSARVSELAKDIGSLQDLLRAPKPRGGFGELMLERLLQDCLPVSAYETQYTYRDGSRVDAVVHCANRLVPIDAKFPNESYTQIAVATDEADRMRRRRAFLQQVRRHIDAVARYVSPQDATIDFAFMYLPSEAIYYEVMTRESVDEADLGTYCQERHVIPASPNTLLAYLQVVALGIRGLAMQERTRELQQSIAQVRREFERFVGLHDQLGTHLDHAMKKFDETERALARASGAIEGLAQVPIAAGGEQAVLPLGDED